A DNA window from Chryseobacterium sp. MEBOG06 contains the following coding sequences:
- the ilvE gene encoding branched-chain-amino-acid transaminase, with protein sequence MYYNDNTVIYFDGNFMKASEAGTDLYGQSLHYGYSVFEGIKSYSTEHGTRIFKAEEHYERLKRSAELMHIPFNYSVEQLTELTYELLDRNGFTDAYIRPLVTCSPNMSLSKGKKSYLSLLAWEWSNGYLADKMKIMTSEFQRPNPKAFKVEAKVGGHYVNSILACQDAKDKGYDEALVLDENGYVAESSGANVFYEKDGVLFTPAKGSILPGITRQTVFEICDELDIPVQEKFFTSEEMQGADAGFFCGTAAEIVALDSLDDIPFTRNWEDTVSNKVQQAYSKLVRVLSL encoded by the coding sequence ATGTACTACAACGACAACACTGTCATCTATTTTGACGGAAATTTCATGAAAGCCAGTGAGGCAGGAACAGATCTCTACGGACAATCACTTCACTATGGATATTCTGTTTTTGAAGGTATTAAATCCTATTCTACAGAACACGGAACCAGAATATTTAAAGCAGAAGAACACTATGAAAGACTTAAAAGATCAGCAGAGCTGATGCATATTCCGTTCAATTATTCCGTAGAACAGCTTACTGAGCTTACTTATGAACTGTTAGACCGCAACGGTTTCACAGACGCTTACATTCGCCCGTTAGTAACTTGTTCCCCGAATATGTCCCTTTCAAAAGGAAAAAAATCTTACCTCTCCCTCTTAGCCTGGGAATGGAGTAACGGATATCTGGCTGATAAGATGAAAATCATGACTTCAGAGTTTCAGCGGCCCAATCCTAAGGCTTTTAAGGTAGAGGCTAAAGTGGGAGGACATTACGTAAACTCTATTCTGGCCTGTCAGGATGCAAAAGATAAAGGCTATGATGAGGCTCTTGTATTGGATGAAAACGGGTATGTAGCTGAAAGCTCCGGAGCCAATGTATTCTACGAAAAAGACGGAGTACTCTTTACACCTGCAAAAGGAAGTATTCTTCCCGGGATTACGAGACAGACGGTCTTTGAAATCTGTGATGAATTAGATATTCCTGTTCAGGAAAAGTTCTTTACATCCGAAGAAATGCAGGGAGCTGATGCGGGGTTTTTCTGTGGAACAGCTGCCGAAATTGTTGCATTAGACTCACTGGATGATATTCCTTTTACAAGAAACTGGGAAGATACAGTAAGTAACAAAGTACAGCAGGCTTATTCAAAACTGGTAAGAGTTCTGTCATTGTAA
- the ilvD gene encoding dihydroxy-acid dehydratase: protein MLNKYSKTFTQNSEQPAAKAMLYGIGFTEEDMHKAQIGIASMGYDGNTCNMHLNDLAKMVKKGTWEHGLAGLIFNTIGVSDGMSNGTDGMRYSLVSRDVIADSIEAICGAQYYDGLIALPGCDKNMPGTIMAMGRLNRPSIMVYGGTIAPGCYKGEQLNIVSAFEALGKKIAGEISEEDFNGVIKNSCPGAGACGGMYTANTMASAIEALGMSLPYSSSNPALSKEKHEECREVGKYLKTLLEKDIKPSDIMTRKAFENALRMIVILGGSTNAVLHFIAMAKSVGVPLDQDDFQKMSDCTPVLADLKPSGKYLMQDLYEHGGVPAVMKYLLKEGLLHGDCLTVTGKTLAENLQNIPDLDFSKQKIIRPLSKPVKETGHLRILYGNLAEKGSVAKITGKEGERFVGKARVFDGEKNLIRGIQDGTVQYGDVIVIRNEGPKGAPGMPEMLKPTSALIGAGLGSSVALITDGRFSGGTHGFVVGHITPEAYEGGLIAFVENNDLIEIDAVNNTIQLKVSEEEIERRKQGWQKPSLKVKKGLLYKYALTVSSAAEGCVTDEIS, encoded by the coding sequence ATGTTAAATAAATATTCAAAAACATTCACTCAGAATAGTGAACAGCCCGCCGCCAAAGCCATGCTTTACGGAATAGGTTTTACAGAAGAAGATATGCATAAGGCTCAGATCGGTATTGCCAGTATGGGCTATGACGGGAACACCTGTAATATGCACCTTAATGATCTTGCGAAAATGGTAAAAAAGGGAACATGGGAACATGGATTGGCAGGGTTAATATTCAATACCATTGGAGTGAGTGACGGAATGAGCAATGGAACAGACGGAATGCGTTATTCACTCGTAAGCCGCGATGTAATTGCCGACAGTATTGAAGCCATCTGCGGAGCACAGTATTATGACGGATTGATTGCGCTGCCAGGTTGTGATAAAAATATGCCGGGAACCATTATGGCTATGGGAAGACTGAACAGACCTTCTATTATGGTGTATGGCGGAACTATAGCTCCCGGATGCTATAAAGGAGAACAACTGAATATCGTTTCTGCTTTTGAAGCCTTAGGAAAAAAAATAGCAGGAGAAATTTCCGAAGAAGACTTTAATGGAGTTATTAAAAACTCATGTCCCGGTGCCGGAGCCTGTGGCGGAATGTACACAGCCAATACAATGGCTTCAGCAATAGAAGCATTGGGAATGAGTCTTCCTTATTCATCTTCCAATCCGGCTTTAAGCAAAGAAAAACACGAAGAATGCCGGGAGGTCGGGAAATACCTGAAAACATTGTTGGAAAAAGATATCAAACCATCTGATATCATGACCCGCAAAGCTTTTGAAAATGCACTTCGTATGATTGTTATTCTTGGAGGAAGTACCAATGCAGTGTTACATTTTATAGCGATGGCAAAAAGTGTGGGAGTACCATTGGATCAGGATGATTTTCAAAAAATGAGCGACTGTACGCCTGTTTTGGCAGACCTTAAACCAAGTGGGAAATACCTTATGCAGGACCTTTATGAACACGGAGGAGTGCCGGCGGTAATGAAATACCTTTTAAAAGAAGGATTACTACATGGTGATTGTTTGACCGTCACCGGAAAAACATTAGCTGAAAATCTGCAGAATATTCCGGATCTGGATTTTAGTAAGCAGAAGATCATAAGACCTCTTTCAAAACCTGTAAAAGAAACCGGGCATTTAAGAATACTCTATGGTAACCTCGCTGAAAAGGGAAGTGTGGCCAAGATCACAGGAAAAGAAGGGGAACGCTTTGTAGGAAAAGCCAGGGTATTTGACGGTGAGAAAAACCTCATCAGAGGAATTCAGGATGGAACAGTGCAGTATGGAGACGTTATTGTCATCAGAAATGAAGGCCCCAAAGGAGCCCCCGGAATGCCGGAAATGCTGAAACCAACCAGCGCTTTGATTGGTGCAGGGCTGGGAAGCAGTGTTGCTTTGATTACAGATGGCAGATTCAGCGGAGGGACACATGGTTTTGTAGTGGGACACATTACACCGGAAGCCTACGAAGGAGGCCTGATTGCCTTTGTAGAAAATAACGATCTGATCGAAATAGATGCAGTCAACAATACGATACAGCTCAAAGTTTCAGAAGAAGAAATTGAAAGAAGAAAACAGGGATGGCAAAAACCTTCCCTTAAAGTAAAGAAAGGACTGCTTTACAAATATGCATTAACTGTATCATCAGCTGCTGAAGGCTGTGTAACGGATGAAATCTCATAA